DNA from Desulfuromonas sp. AOP6:
CCTGGGCAGAAAGCTCCTGGGCGGCTGCCGCGCTCTGCTCGGCGCTGGCCGTATTCTGCTGGGTGACCTTATCGATCTGATCAAGACCCAGGTTGACCTGGGCGATACCCTGCGCCTGCTCTGTGCTTGCCGCGGCGATTTCCGCCACCAGTTCATTGGATTTGGTGACGTCACTCAGAATCTCTTGCAGAGCCTCGGCCGTGCGGCCGGCTATGGTCGAACCGTTTTCCGTCTTCCTGACGGTTCCTTCAATGAGAGCAGCCGTTTCCTGGGCCGCCTTGGCGCTACGGGCCGCCAGGCTGCGCACCTCGTCGGCGACCACCGCGAACCCCTTGCCATGCTGGCCCGCCCGGGCAGCCTCGACGGCAGCATTCAACGCCAGCAGGTTGGTCTGAAAGGCGATCTCGTCGATCACCTTGATAATTTTGGAGATATCGTGACTGGCACCGGTAATTTCGTCCATGGCCTGCACCATGGCTCCCATCTGTTCATGTCCCCGCCCCGCCGCCTGGCGGGCGGCTTCGGTCAGCTGACTGGCCGCATTGGCATTTTCAGCGTTCAGGCGCGTCTGGGAGGTCAGCTCATGCATGGAGGCGGAGATTTCTTCGAGGGAGCTGGCCTGCTCCGTCGCTCCCTGGGAGAGGGACTGACTCGAATCGGAAACCTGGGCGCTGCTTGAGGCAATGCGCTCTGCCGCAGAACGGACTTTCCACAGCGACAGATTGAGCTTCTCACTGACACCCTTAAGAGCCATGCGGGTGGAATCTTTGTCATCACGGGGTTTGGGCTTGAAACGGATATCCCCCTCCGCCAGTTTGTTGAGGGTCACCAGCAGCACATTCTCAAAGTTTTCCGCCAGAGCATCCATGCTGCGGGCCATTTGTCCCACTTCATCCTTGCGTCCTTTGAGGTTCAGGCGGTGATAATAGCGGCCCCTCTCGATTTCGTCGATCATCTCGGCGGCCTTGCGGATAGGAATCGAAAGGCCTCTGGCCAGGACGAAGCCAAAACCCAGGGCCGCCGCCACGCCTACCAGCACGGTACCGACCATAAGGAGGGTCGACCGGGTTTCCAGCGTCGCGGCTTGTGTGCGGGACTGGTCCGCCAGGCGTTGGTTGAGACCAACCAGAGCCTGGAGTTTCTCTTTGGCCCTTTCAAAAGCAACCATTTCGTCCCCGAAGGCGACCTTGGCGGCAGATCTCAGAAGTTCGATGTCCGCCCCGATGATGAGCTGAGCCATGTCGAACTGGTCAACAAGTTCCGTGAAGGCCGGTTGGACTTCCTGTTGAAAGACTTGGCGCGCTTGGGCGTAGCGGCCCCGCCCGAGATGGTCGTTAATGACGGCAGCGCCATGATGGAGCTGTTCGTGCGGCTCGAGAA
Protein-coding regions in this window:
- a CDS encoding methyl-accepting chemotaxis protein, with the protein product MTIFGKLMSAFSLLAVIAALVGGVGWYGLHKTNEGVQEIAQVRLPAVSTVGNLAELQNAITTSERTLLIPSVSREDRLQELENLSRYWAQAEEEFSRFEALEKTAAEQALWQEFQQAWEAWKTANVTVTEMTVLVKDDDIERLETILVSRKLDHVTWVDDLDRAIDRRQVFAGQVDPARCEFGAWLKTFEAKNPDLVEVMEGFLEPHEQLHHGAAVINDHLGRGRYAQARQVFQQEVQPAFTELVDQFDMAQLIIGADIELLRSAAKVAFGDEMVAFERAKEKLQALVGLNQRLADQSRTQAATLETRSTLLMVGTVLVGVAAALGFGFVLARGLSIPIRKAAEMIDEIERGRYYHRLNLKGRKDEVGQMARSMDALAENFENVLLVTLNKLAEGDIRFKPKPRDDKDSTRMALKGVSEKLNLSLWKVRSAAERIASSSAQVSDSSQSLSQGATEQASSLEEISASMHELTSQTRLNAENANAASQLTEAARQAAGRGHEQMGAMVQAMDEITGASHDISKIIKVIDEIAFQTNLLALNAAVEAARAGQHGKGFAVVADEVRSLAARSAKAAQETAALIEGTVRKTENGSTIAGRTAEALQEILSDVTKSNELVAEIAAASTEQAQGIAQVNLGLDQIDKVTQQNTASAEQSAAAAQELSAQAAELNHMLERFMLRDDAQELAGEESSAPAAIAWEDLAGARREARQPALAATNHPTPQDFIALDDGEFGRY